The Sulfitobacter donghicola DSW-25 = KCTC 12864 = JCM 14565 genome has a segment encoding these proteins:
- a CDS encoding amidase, with product MDILDMDARAQSAALEKGEISAVELMQATLSRIADVNPQVNAIVSLADEDQLIAQAREADNTPRKGWLHGMPIAIKDLANAAGFPTSRGSPLFAGQVAKDDDLIVARLRAAGVIVIGKTNTPEFGLGSHTFNPVHGATCNPYDLSKSAGGSSGGAAAALAAGMLSVADGSDMMGSLRNPAGWNNVYGMRPTWGTVPADPVGDMYMHPLATSGPMARTPADLAALLDTMTGIDPRQPLTIASDATLPSIEETPQGLRIGWLADWGGALPYEEGITEISSAALQQMAGLGHHVEDVAAPFDADAMWESWIDLRSFAVSGLLGMDYADETRRKGLKPAAIWEVERGLNMSARAVQRASATRSNWFRKTSELFERFDVLALPSAQLWPFDVNLVNPENIAGQQMDSYHRWMQVVVPAGLIGLPVVNIPIGFGAKGLPAGIQLIGPRGSDGALLQLAQHWHAETKWPERERPNL from the coding sequence ATGGATATTTTGGATATGGATGCGCGCGCCCAGTCTGCCGCGCTGGAAAAGGGCGAGATTTCAGCGGTTGAGCTGATGCAAGCCACATTGAGCCGCATTGCAGATGTTAATCCGCAGGTGAACGCCATTGTCAGTCTGGCGGATGAGGATCAGCTGATTGCACAGGCGCGCGAGGCGGATAACACGCCACGCAAGGGGTGGCTGCACGGGATGCCCATAGCGATCAAGGATTTGGCGAATGCGGCGGGTTTTCCAACCTCGCGCGGCTCTCCCTTGTTTGCAGGGCAGGTGGCGAAGGACGACGATTTGATTGTTGCGCGTCTGCGCGCTGCTGGTGTCATTGTGATTGGCAAAACCAACACGCCTGAGTTCGGCCTAGGCTCGCATACGTTTAATCCGGTGCATGGGGCCACTTGCAACCCCTATGATCTGTCAAAATCTGCGGGTGGTTCCTCGGGTGGGGCGGCGGCGGCATTGGCGGCGGGCATGCTCAGCGTGGCTGACGGGTCTGACATGATGGGCAGCCTGCGCAACCCTGCGGGGTGGAACAACGTGTACGGCATGCGCCCAACATGGGGCACGGTGCCCGCTGATCCTGTGGGGGATATGTATATGCACCCGCTGGCCACCTCTGGCCCGATGGCGCGCACGCCTGCTGATCTGGCGGCTTTGTTGGATACGATGACGGGAATTGATCCACGTCAACCGCTCACCATCGCAAGTGATGCTACACTGCCGTCGATAGAAGAGACGCCGCAGGGCCTGCGCATCGGATGGTTAGCTGATTGGGGAGGGGCGCTTCCCTATGAAGAGGGGATCACCGAGATTTCGAGCGCGGCCCTGCAGCAGATGGCGGGTTTGGGGCATCACGTTGAGGATGTGGCCGCGCCCTTTGATGCTGACGCGATGTGGGAGTCGTGGATTGATCTACGCTCGTTCGCGGTATCGGGCCTGTTGGGGATGGATTACGCGGATGAAACCCGCCGCAAGGGGCTAAAGCCCGCCGCGATTTGGGAGGTCGAGCGGGGGCTGAACATGTCGGCGCGCGCGGTGCAGCGCGCCAGTGCGACGCGATCAAACTGGTTCAGAAAAACCTCTGAACTGTTTGAGAGGTTTGACGTTTTGGCGCTGCCCTCCGCGCAGCTATGGCCGTTTGATGTGAATTTGGTGAACCCAGAAAACATCGCAGGCCAGCAGATGGATAGCTACCACCGTTGGATGCAGGTGGTTGTGCCAGCAGGGCTGATTGGCCTGCCGGTGGTGAACATCCCCATCGGGTTTGGCGCAAAGGGCCTGCCTGCGGGGATACAATTGATTGGCCCGCGCGGGAGCGACGGGGCGCTATTGCAGCTTGCGCAGCACTGGCACGCAGAGACGAAATGGCCTGAGCGGGAGCGGCCAAACCTATAG
- a CDS encoding acetolactate synthase 3 large subunit encodes MTRQMTGAKMIVQALIDQGVDTVFGYPGGAVLPIYDEIFQQNHIKHVLVRHEQGAVHAAEGYARSTGKPGVALVTSGPGATNAVTGLTDALMDSIPIVVLTGQVPSFMIGSDAFQEADTVGITRPCTKHNWLVKETDNLSSTIHEAFHIATSGRPGPVLIDIPKDVQFANGSYTPKTTSTSHYQPQLKGDMEAITELVEALEQAERPVFYTGGGVINSGPAASQLLRELVEGTGFPITSTLMGLGSYPASGDKWLGMLGMHGLYEANMAMHGCDLMINIGARFDDRITGVVDKFSPNSKKAHIDIDPSSINKIIRVDIPIMGDVAHVLEDLLKVWKSRGRKTNSAAVAKWWKQIDEWRAVNCLKFEQKGAVIKPQHALARLEALTKEHDRYITTEVGQHQMWAAQYLNFEDPNRWMTSGGLGTMGYGFPASVGVQMAHPEALVINVAGEASWLMNMQELGTAMQYGLPVKQFILNNERLGMVRQWQELLHGERYSSSWSESLPDFVKLAEAFGAKGILCSDPADLDEAIMEMINHDGPVLFDCLVEKHENCFPMIPSGKAHNEMIMGDVDTQTAIDAEGKVLV; translated from the coding sequence ATGACACGCCAAATGACCGGAGCCAAAATGATCGTCCAAGCCCTGATTGATCAGGGTGTCGATACCGTATTCGGGTATCCTGGCGGCGCTGTCCTGCCGATTTACGACGAGATTTTTCAGCAAAACCACATCAAACACGTTCTGGTGCGCCACGAACAAGGCGCGGTTCACGCCGCCGAAGGCTATGCGCGTTCAACAGGCAAACCCGGTGTTGCGCTGGTAACATCTGGTCCGGGCGCGACAAACGCCGTGACGGGCCTGACGGACGCGTTGATGGATAGTATCCCGATTGTTGTTCTGACGGGTCAGGTGCCGTCGTTTATGATCGGCTCGGATGCCTTCCAAGAGGCCGACACCGTGGGCATCACCCGCCCCTGCACCAAACATAACTGGCTGGTCAAAGAGACGGACAACCTGTCCAGCACCATCCACGAGGCGTTTCACATCGCCACCAGCGGCCGCCCCGGCCCCGTTTTGATCGACATTCCAAAGGATGTGCAGTTTGCCAACGGCAGCTATACGCCCAAAACCACCTCGACCTCGCATTACCAGCCCCAGCTAAAGGGCGACATGGAGGCGATCACCGAATTGGTCGAAGCCTTGGAACAGGCCGAACGCCCCGTATTCTATACAGGTGGCGGCGTGATCAACTCAGGGCCAGCAGCCTCCCAGCTGCTGCGCGAATTGGTTGAGGGCACAGGTTTCCCGATCACCTCGACCCTGATGGGTCTGGGCAGCTATCCCGCCTCTGGTGACAAATGGCTGGGGATGCTGGGCATGCACGGCCTCTACGAGGCCAACATGGCGATGCACGGCTGCGATCTGATGATCAACATCGGCGCCCGTTTTGATGACCGCATCACTGGCGTTGTGGACAAATTCAGCCCCAACTCGAAAAAAGCGCATATCGACATCGACCCCTCCTCGATCAACAAAATCATCCGCGTCGATATCCCGATCATGGGCGACGTTGCCCATGTGCTGGAAGACCTGCTCAAGGTCTGGAAATCACGCGGTCGCAAAACGAACTCTGCCGCCGTTGCCAAATGGTGGAAGCAGATCGACGAGTGGCGCGCGGTGAACTGCCTCAAGTTCGAGCAGAAAGGCGCGGTGATCAAACCCCAACACGCCCTTGCCCGCCTTGAGGCCCTGACCAAAGAGCACGACCGCTATATCACCACCGAAGTCGGCCAGCACCAGATGTGGGCCGCGCAATACCTCAACTTTGAAGACCCAAACCGCTGGATGACCTCTGGGGGCCTTGGCACCATGGGCTATGGTTTCCCGGCCTCCGTTGGCGTGCAAATGGCCCACCCCGAGGCGCTGGTGATCAACGTTGCGGGCGAAGCATCATGGCTGATGAACATGCAAGAGCTGGGCACAGCGATGCAATACGGCCTGCCCGTCAAACAGTTCATCCTCAACAACGAACGCCTCGGCATGGTGCGCCAGTGGCAGGAACTTCTCCACGGAGAGCGCTACTCCTCCAGCTGGTCCGAAAGCCTGCCCGATTTTGTAAAGCTCGCCGAAGCCTTTGGGGCCAAAGGTATCCTCTGCTCCGATCCTGCAGATCTGGACGAGGCGATCATGGAAATGATCAACCACGACGGCCCTGTTCTGTTTGATTGCCTTGTGGAGAAGCACGAAAACTGCTTCCCGATGATCCCGTCGGGCAAGGCGCACAACGAGATGATCATGGGCGATGTGGACACACAAACCGCCATTGATGCAGAAGGTAAGGTGCTGGTTTAA
- a CDS encoding aromatic ring-hydroxylating oxygenase subunit alpha has product MDRSDLSTVRRPLETANGLPNAHYIDPSVFDEERQAVLFDNWSGLGVGADVPEIGDAVPLTFLGMPLLMVRDRSGTVRVFQNICRHRGMILVDAPRKIEGAIRCPYHSWCYSTSGKLVSTPHVGGPGHNTHDGIDRALLGLIEVRSHIWMDVIWINVSGTALPFEDANADLLARWAEFDKPLHHGGADSRFELAVNCNWKLAVENYCESYHLPWVHPGLNSYSRLEDHYHIENAGKFSGQGTLVYRQLKGDKGNVFPDFDGLSDKWDTAAEYITAYPNVLLGVHRDHTFAIILVPETTQRTVEHIHLYYAQPDTDAELRARNTEQWKEVFEEDIFVIEGMQRGRHAVGFDGGRFSPAMDGPTHMFHDWVAAQLERHRAPLAAE; this is encoded by the coding sequence ATGGACCGATCAGACCTCAGCACCGTGCGCCGTCCGTTGGAAACTGCAAACGGCCTGCCAAATGCCCACTACATTGACCCATCCGTGTTTGACGAAGAACGTCAGGCCGTTCTGTTTGATAATTGGTCTGGTCTGGGTGTCGGCGCGGATGTGCCTGAAATTGGCGATGCGGTTCCGCTCACCTTCCTTGGGATGCCGCTGCTGATGGTGCGCGATCGTTCTGGCACTGTGCGCGTCTTTCAAAACATCTGCCGCCACCGTGGCATGATCTTGGTCGACGCGCCCCGCAAAATCGAAGGCGCAATCCGCTGCCCCTATCATTCATGGTGCTACAGCACCTCGGGCAAGCTGGTCAGCACGCCCCATGTGGGCGGTCCGGGGCACAATACCCATGACGGCATCGACCGCGCCCTGCTGGGCCTGATCGAAGTGCGCAGCCACATCTGGATGGATGTCATCTGGATCAACGTCTCGGGCACTGCCCTGCCGTTCGAGGACGCAAACGCAGATCTGCTCGCCCGCTGGGCCGAGTTTGACAAACCGCTACACCACGGCGGCGCCGACAGCCGCTTTGAGCTGGCGGTGAACTGCAACTGGAAACTGGCCGTTGAGAATTACTGCGAAAGCTATCACCTGCCGTGGGTCCACCCCGGCCTAAACAGCTATTCCCGTCTGGAAGATCACTATCACATCGAAAACGCGGGCAAATTCTCGGGCCAAGGCACGCTGGTCTATCGCCAGCTCAAAGGTGACAAGGGCAATGTGTTTCCCGATTTTGACGGGTTAAGCGACAAATGGGACACCGCAGCGGAATATATCACCGCCTACCCCAACGTGTTGCTGGGGGTTCACCGCGACCACACATTTGCAATCATCCTTGTCCCTGAAACCACGCAGCGCACGGTGGAACACATCCACCTCTATTACGCCCAGCCCGACACCGATGCTGAGCTGCGCGCGCGCAACACCGAGCAGTGGAAAGAAGTGTTCGAGGAAGACATCTTTGTCATTGAGGGCATGCAGCGTGGCCGCCATGCGGTTGGCTTTGACGGGGGGCGGTTCTCTCCTGCGATGGATGGGCCGACGCATATGTTCCACGACTGGGTTGCAGCACAGCTCGAACGCCACCGCGCGCCGCTCGCCGCGGAATGA
- a CDS encoding TRAP transporter substrate-binding protein: protein MDRRSFLKTSALGGTAAAATTLAAPVYAQGKKTLTMVTSWPRGFAVLDDAATYMNNMVNEMSDGTLTIEKKAPGELVGALEVFDAVSSGQADMYHSADYYYINQHPAFAYYTAVPFGGTAQELTNWYHHGGGHELHNELGEVFNLKCFLAGNSGSQSGGWFRNEINSAADFNGLKFRMPGLGGKVLGKLGASVQNIPGGELYQALSSGALDGLEWVGPFADERAGFQEVAKVYYTAGFHEPGSALSCNMNLDVFNELSPAHQKIIEYSTMATTHLQLAETLANNGAALSRLQQQGVKTMQFSDDVWDAFGKASAEVMDENMGDELFAKTRASFEASLTSSAEWLSKSDAFYVEQRERVRASL, encoded by the coding sequence ATGGATCGTCGTTCATTTTTGAAGACATCTGCACTTGGCGGCACAGCAGCAGCAGCAACAACACTTGCGGCACCTGTTTACGCGCAAGGCAAAAAAACACTGACAATGGTTACATCATGGCCACGCGGTTTCGCCGTTCTGGATGATGCGGCTACTTACATGAACAACATGGTTAACGAGATGTCTGACGGCACCTTGACCATCGAGAAAAAAGCTCCGGGTGAGCTGGTTGGCGCGCTGGAAGTGTTTGACGCGGTTTCCTCCGGTCAGGCCGACATGTACCACTCGGCTGATTACTACTACATCAACCAGCACCCAGCGTTTGCGTATTACACAGCTGTTCCATTCGGCGGCACCGCACAAGAGCTGACAAACTGGTACCACCACGGTGGCGGCCATGAGCTGCACAACGAGCTGGGCGAAGTGTTCAACCTCAAGTGCTTCTTGGCAGGTAACTCTGGTTCGCAGTCCGGTGGCTGGTTCCGCAACGAAATCAACTCTGCAGCAGACTTTAACGGTTTGAAATTCCGTATGCCTGGTCTGGGCGGCAAAGTACTGGGTAAACTGGGCGCATCTGTTCAGAACATCCCAGGTGGCGAATTGTACCAGGCACTTTCTTCGGGTGCTTTGGACGGTCTGGAGTGGGTTGGCCCATTCGCGGATGAGCGCGCCGGCTTCCAAGAAGTTGCAAAAGTATACTACACAGCGGGCTTCCACGAGCCAGGTTCCGCTCTGTCGTGCAACATGAACCTTGATGTCTTCAACGAGCTGTCCCCAGCGCACCAGAAGATCATCGAATACTCCACAATGGCGACAACGCACCTTCAGTTGGCTGAAACGCTGGCAAACAACGGTGCTGCATTGTCCCGTCTTCAGCAGCAGGGTGTTAAAACCATGCAGTTCTCTGACGATGTATGGGATGCATTTGGTAAAGCTTCTGCAGAAGTTATGGACGAAAACATGGGTGACGAACTGTTCGCGAAAACACGCGCCAGCTTCGAAGCATCCCTCACGTCTTCTGCCGAGTGGCTGTCCAAGTCCGACGCATTCTACGTCGAGCAGCGTGAGCGCGTACGCGCCAGCTTGTAA
- a CDS encoding DUF2189 domain-containing protein, which translates to MGYSGTREHGAPALAVPTAALLRGALAAGWQDFRAAPAFGLIVAVLSVITGWAMVGITVWAGHTFWLVLGVFGFPLVAPFAALGTYEVSRLRGLGEKPTVARVAQVLWAELGRQLPPLCALMMFMLLFWFFLGHMIFALFLGLKPMTNIMSSLDVFLSIDGLMMLGLGSAVGAAFALLLYAICVIGLPMLLDREVDYVTALITSVGIVKANPVVMLAWAIFIAVTLFIAMIPGFLGLLIVLPWLGHASWHVYAALRDS; encoded by the coding sequence ATGGGCTATTCAGGGACAAGAGAACACGGCGCGCCTGCGCTGGCGGTTCCAACTGCGGCGCTGTTGCGCGGGGCTTTGGCAGCGGGCTGGCAGGATTTTCGCGCGGCACCTGCCTTTGGTTTGATCGTCGCGGTTCTATCCGTCATCACGGGATGGGCCATGGTGGGGATCACCGTTTGGGCGGGGCATACGTTTTGGCTGGTGTTGGGGGTTTTCGGCTTTCCTTTGGTTGCGCCTTTTGCGGCCTTGGGAACCTATGAGGTCTCGCGCCTGCGGGGGCTGGGGGAAAAGCCGACCGTGGCGCGCGTGGCCCAAGTGCTCTGGGCCGAGCTGGGCCGCCAGTTGCCGCCCCTATGTGCCTTGATGATGTTTATGCTGCTGTTCTGGTTCTTTCTGGGGCATATGATCTTTGCCTTGTTCCTTGGGCTAAAGCCGATGACAAACATCATGTCATCGCTGGATGTTTTCCTGAGTATCGACGGTTTGATGATGCTGGGGCTGGGGTCAGCGGTGGGGGCGGCCTTTGCGCTGCTGCTTTATGCGATCTGTGTGATCGGCCTGCCGATGTTGCTGGACCGTGAGGTGGATTATGTCACCGCGTTGATCACCAGTGTCGGGATCGTCAAAGCAAACCCCGTTGTGATGCTGGCATGGGCCATTTTCATCGCGGTGACCTTGTTTATCGCGATGATCCCTGGATTTCTGGGGCTGTTGATTGTGTTGCCGTGGCTGGGCCATGCGTCGTGGCATGTTTATGCGGCCCTGCGCGACAGCTAG
- the prfB gene encoding peptide chain release factor 2, with protein MRAEVQSTVDKIGKSLELLAQRLNVETAPYRLEEFNARVEDPTLWDDPEAAQKLMRDRQNLVDAMATYEGIKTELQDNIDLIELGEMEEDGEVVAEAESALSKLEETAAKKELEALLDGEADANDTFLEINSGAGGTESCDWASMLARMYVRWAEKKGYTVELQSESAGEEAGIKSAAYKISGHNAYGWLKSESGVHRLVRISPFDSAAKRHTSFTSVKVYPVVDDNIEIEVNPSDIRIDTYRSSGAGGQHVNTTDSAVRITHHPTGIVVTSSEKSQHQNRDIAMKALKSRLYQMELDKRSALVNEVHENAGDAGWGNQIRSYVLQPYQMVKDLRTSYETSDTKGVLDGDLDGLMGATLALAVSGKSRAEAQGE; from the coding sequence ATGCGCGCAGAAGTACAAAGCACCGTCGATAAAATTGGCAAATCGTTGGAGCTTTTGGCTCAGCGGTTAAACGTCGAGACGGCACCGTATCGGTTGGAAGAATTCAACGCGCGGGTTGAAGATCCCACCCTGTGGGATGATCCGGAAGCGGCGCAAAAGCTGATGCGGGACCGTCAAAATCTGGTGGATGCGATGGCCACCTATGAGGGCATCAAGACCGAGCTACAAGATAACATCGATCTGATCGAACTGGGCGAGATGGAAGAAGACGGCGAGGTTGTCGCCGAGGCCGAATCCGCCCTAAGCAAGCTGGAAGAGACCGCAGCCAAGAAAGAGCTGGAAGCCCTGTTGGACGGTGAGGCGGATGCCAATGACACCTTCCTTGAGATCAACTCGGGCGCGGGCGGGACCGAGTCCTGTGACTGGGCCAGCATGTTGGCGCGGATGTATGTCCGCTGGGCCGAGAAGAAGGGCTATACCGTCGAGCTTCAGTCCGAAAGCGCGGGCGAAGAGGCGGGGATCAAATCCGCCGCCTATAAGATCAGCGGTCACAACGCTTATGGCTGGCTAAAATCCGAAAGCGGCGTGCACCGTCTGGTGCGCATTTCGCCGTTTGATAGCGCCGCAAAGCGCCACACGTCTTTTACCTCGGTCAAAGTTTATCCGGTGGTGGATGACAACATTGAAATCGAAGTGAACCCCAGCGACATTCGCATTGATACCTACCGAAGCTCTGGCGCGGGGGGGCAGCACGTGAACACCACGGATTCCGCGGTACGGATCACGCACCACCCCACAGGGATTGTTGTGACATCCTCCGAGAAGTCTCAGCACCAGAACCGCGATATCGCGATGAAAGCGTTGAAATCACGCCTGTACCAGATGGAGCTGGATAAACGCTCGGCCTTGGTGAATGAGGTGCATGAAAACGCGGGCGATGCGGGCTGGGGCAACCAGATCCGATCCTATGTTTTGCAGCCCTATCAAATGGTCAAGGACCTGCGCACCAGCTATGAAACCTCGGATACCAAAGGCGTGTTGGACGGCGATCTGGACGGCCTCATGGGCGCCACGCTTGCGCTGGCGGTATCGGGCAAAAGCCGCGCTGAGGCACAGGGCGAGTGA
- a CDS encoding cache domain-containing protein has product MNRLFRLNIPYGQKLALLATLPLVIAVAAIAFVVAAQSRALAEREISALETQLIEAKKAELRNYVTQARNGFYFIYGNAAPDDGIAKERVAQILSAMIYGEEGQFFVYDYDGTAIVSPRETERIGQNFKGETDSDGAPVVDRLIEIARDGAGYHTYTWPKPSSGVPAQKIVYVTSFPSWGWAVGTGVYIDDILASVASSRAEVEDRVQRTFLYIGAIALAALLVVFASGMGLNLRERWLADAKLKKLTQRVFDAQEEERGRVARELHDGISQILVGVRYALDNARRRLDRGDPAAAAPLAKGISSLAEAISEVRRISRDLRPGVLDDLGLGPALRTLAEDFGNRTGIDVSYSTVVFRNRLDVNAKTALYRIAQEALTNIERHADATHVIIDLRGHKDGATLRIVDNGRGFTPDQNNQGLGLRNMQERMDQLGGLLYIRPAQGKGLEIKAIAPLSHMLPPAQQKPQSKPQ; this is encoded by the coding sequence ATGAACCGCCTATTCCGTCTGAATATTCCCTATGGTCAAAAGCTGGCCCTCTTGGCCACTTTGCCCTTGGTCATCGCCGTTGCGGCGATTGCATTTGTGGTCGCGGCGCAATCGCGCGCGCTGGCCGAACGTGAGATCAGCGCGCTGGAAACCCAACTGATTGAGGCCAAAAAGGCCGAGCTGCGAAACTATGTCACCCAAGCGCGCAACGGCTTTTATTTCATCTACGGCAACGCCGCGCCCGATGATGGCATCGCAAAAGAACGCGTCGCCCAGATTTTATCGGCCATGATTTACGGCGAAGAAGGGCAGTTTTTCGTTTATGATTATGACGGTACGGCCATTGTTTCCCCCCGTGAAACTGAACGCATCGGGCAGAATTTCAAAGGTGAAACTGACAGCGATGGCGCCCCTGTTGTTGATCGCCTGATCGAAATTGCCCGCGATGGCGCGGGGTATCACACCTATACATGGCCCAAACCTTCCAGCGGTGTGCCTGCGCAAAAGATCGTCTATGTCACCTCCTTTCCCTCTTGGGGATGGGCCGTGGGGACTGGCGTTTATATTGATGATATCCTCGCCTCTGTTGCCTCTTCGCGCGCCGAAGTCGAAGACCGTGTTCAGCGCACTTTCCTCTATATCGGCGCCATTGCGCTGGCGGCTTTGCTGGTGGTGTTTGCCAGCGGCATGGGGTTGAACCTGCGCGAACGCTGGCTGGCCGATGCCAAACTGAAAAAACTGACCCAGCGCGTATTTGATGCCCAAGAAGAAGAGCGCGGCCGCGTGGCGCGTGAACTGCACGATGGCATCAGCCAGATCCTTGTCGGGGTGCGCTATGCGCTGGATAATGCCCGTCGTCGCCTAGACCGCGGTGATCCAGCCGCGGCTGCACCACTGGCCAAGGGGATTTCATCCTTGGCCGAGGCGATTTCCGAAGTGCGCCGCATCAGCCGTGATTTGCGCCCCGGTGTGCTGGATGATCTGGGCCTCGGCCCTGCCCTGCGCACCCTCGCCGAGGATTTCGGCAATCGCACTGGGATAGATGTGAGCTATTCCACCGTGGTGTTCCGTAACCGCTTGGATGTAAATGCCAAAACCGCCCTCTACCGCATCGCCCAAGAGGCGCTCACCAATATCGAACGCCATGCGGACGCAACCCATGTCATCATTGACCTTCGCGGCCACAAAGATGGTGCAACCCTGCGGATCGTCGATAATGGCCGTGGCTTTACACCCGATCAAAACAATCAGGGCCTTGGCCTGCGAAATATGCAGGAACGTATGGATCAATTGGGCGGCCTGTTGTACATCCGACCCGCCCAAGGCAAAGGCCTAGAGATCAAAGCCATCGCGCCCCTTTCTCATATGCTGCCGCCTGCCCAGCAAAAACCGCAGTCAAAACCGCAGTAA
- a CDS encoding response regulator transcription factor, producing the protein MTTQTLRIAIVDDHPMVAEGIQSILESYDDVEVVGTLTGGRAVIEQLETLNPDVILMDLNMPDLGGLSATEIVLEQRPGTRIVILSMHDSPEYISSALNHGAMGYLLKDVPTDEIKLAIDTVMRGERYLCTGAQGSLTPKEGGARETLTGREQTILLQLAQGQSNKEVALTLDISVRTVETHRKNIKRKLGISSTAGLTRYALEHGVLQGTGT; encoded by the coding sequence ATGACCACCCAAACCCTGCGCATCGCCATCGTTGATGACCACCCGATGGTCGCCGAAGGCATCCAAAGCATTCTGGAAAGCTATGATGACGTTGAGGTTGTTGGCACGCTGACAGGCGGGCGCGCGGTTATTGAGCAGCTTGAGACCCTTAACCCCGATGTGATCCTGATGGACCTGAACATGCCAGACCTTGGCGGCCTCTCAGCCACCGAGATCGTTTTGGAACAACGCCCCGGCACGCGCATCGTGATCCTGTCCATGCACGACAGCCCTGAATATATCTCATCTGCTCTGAACCATGGCGCGATGGGCTATCTGCTAAAAGACGTTCCAACGGATGAAATCAAACTGGCGATTGATACGGTCATGCGCGGCGAACGCTATCTATGCACAGGCGCCCAAGGGTCGCTCACCCCAAAAGAGGGCGGCGCGCGCGAAACCCTGACAGGGCGCGAACAGACGATCCTGCTGCAACTGGCCCAAGGTCAATCCAACAAGGAAGTCGCCCTCACGCTGGATATCTCGGTGCGCACGGTTGAAACCCACCGCAAGAATATCAAACGCAAGCTGGGCATCTCCAGCACCGCTGGCCTGACACGCTATGCTTTGGAACATGGTGTATTGCAGGGAACGGGCACCTAA
- a CDS encoding MgtC/SapB family protein has protein sequence MATALMLGAIIGSERQFRGRMAGLRTNALVSLGAAGFVVFAALFPTDINPTRVAAQVVSGIGFLGAGIIFRDGLTIQGLNTAATLWCSAAVGLISGTGHLMYAIALTGLIVFSNLGLRPLVRRLKAASAKAGASEEFFCLTFECSHEVEKDIRAALVACLEKEPLQINRISSRSSKNAVEISAQLKGPRDATSNVEKIISKMSLNAGLLRAQWAAGDDVDEDTH, from the coding sequence ATGGCCACAGCTTTGATGCTGGGGGCGATCATTGGATCGGAGCGCCAGTTTCGGGGGCGCATGGCGGGGCTGCGGACCAATGCGTTGGTTTCCCTCGGCGCGGCGGGGTTTGTGGTTTTTGCAGCTCTTTTCCCGACAGATATCAACCCGACACGTGTTGCAGCGCAGGTTGTGTCTGGCATTGGCTTTTTGGGCGCGGGGATTATTTTTCGCGACGGGTTGACCATTCAGGGGTTGAACACGGCAGCGACACTTTGGTGTTCAGCGGCTGTGGGGCTGATCTCGGGGACGGGGCACCTGATGTATGCAATTGCCCTGACGGGATTGATCGTCTTCTCTAATCTGGGATTGCGCCCCTTGGTGCGGCGCCTCAAGGCCGCATCGGCCAAGGCAGGTGCCTCGGAAGAGTTCTTTTGCCTGACGTTTGAATGTTCACATGAGGTGGAAAAAGACATTCGCGCGGCCTTGGTGGCGTGTCTGGAGAAGGAACCTTTGCAGATCAATCGGATCTCAAGCCGTTCCAGCAAAAATGCTGTTGAGATTTCAGCCCAGTTGAAAGGGCCCAGAGACGCCACATCAAATGTGGAGAAGATCATTTCAAAGATGTCACTGAATGCGGGTTTGTTGCGCGCCCAATGGGCGGCGGGCGATGACGTAGACGAGGATACGCACTGA
- the ilvN gene encoding acetolactate synthase small subunit yields the protein MSALNIKKGATSHSAYNLRPNFSDVEERHTLALLVENEPGVLARVIGLYAGRGYNIDSLTVAEVDHEGHLSRITIVTRGTPQVIEQIKAQTGRIISVREVHDLTVEGASVERELAMFKVTGTGDKRVEALRLADIFRANVVDSTLSSFVFEITGAPEKIDAFADLMRPLGLVDVARTGVAALSRGE from the coding sequence ATGTCAGCACTAAACATCAAAAAAGGCGCCACCAGCCATTCCGCCTATAACCTGCGCCCCAACTTCTCGGACGTGGAAGAGCGCCACACCCTCGCCCTGCTGGTCGAAAACGAACCAGGTGTTCTGGCGCGTGTGATCGGCCTTTATGCGGGGCGCGGCTATAACATCGACAGCCTCACAGTGGCCGAAGTGGATCATGAGGGCCATCTCAGCCGCATCACCATCGTCACCCGCGGCACACCGCAGGTGATTGAACAGATCAAGGCCCAGACAGGCCGCATCATCTCCGTGCGCGAGGTCCATGACCTCACCGTGGAAGGCGCCAGCGTTGAACGCGAACTGGCCATGTTCAAAGTAACCGGCACAGGCGACAAACGGGTCGAGGCGCTGCGCCTTGCCGATATCTTCCGCGCCAATGTCGTGGACAGCACACTCTCCAGCTTCGTCTTCGAGATCACTGGCGCGCCGGAAAAGATCGACGCCTTTGCCGATCTGATGCGCCCCTTGGGCCTTGTGGATGTGGCCCGCACGGGCGTGGCCGCCCTTTCGCGCGGCGAATAA